Proteins encoded within one genomic window of Callithrix jacchus isolate 240 chromosome 11, calJac240_pri, whole genome shotgun sequence:
- the LOC118143631 gene encoding uncharacterized protein LOC118143631, with product MLGDCSVPMQCPDLRVVKKWGGTHGRRAFRLGALAIPRPRRPCPSSLPGHPSCSRLQATSEPARTPNIANRARCPSGCGQEKRSARRWRLLQSGNRPSAPSPVAEEGPCQLPREPGRIRKPAAPAPELPLPPIVARAWEKLLGSHGAEQWARA from the coding sequence ATGCTGGGCGACTGCTCTGTGCCCATGCAGTGTCCTGATCTCCGTGTGGTGAAGAAGTGGGGCGGGACGCACGGCCGAAGGGCCTTCAGGCTGGGCGCACTGGCCATCCCGAGGCCGCGCAGGCCATGCCCCTCCAGCCTGCCAGGGCACCCAAGCTGCAGCCGCCTCCAGGCAACCTCCGAGCCCGCGCGTACTCCCAACATCGCAAACAGGGCCAGATGTCCCAGTGGGTGCGGCCAAGAGAAGCGGTCTGCCCGGCGGTGGCGGCTGCTCCAGAGCGGGAACCGGCCTTCAGCCCCATCCCCTGTAGCTGAGGAGGGCCCCTGCCAGCTGCCCCGCGAGCCCGGGAGAATCCGCAAGCCAGCGGCGCCTGCGCCAGAGCTGCCGCTGCCCCCTATCGTCGCGCGGGCTTGGGAGAAGCTTCTGGGGTCCCACGGCGCTGAGCAGTGGGCGCGCGCCTAA